The following DNA comes from Camelina sativa cultivar DH55 chromosome 14, Cs, whole genome shotgun sequence.
ggGCTTAGAGAGGAAACATATAATAAAGCTATGATGCAGAGCTCGACGGTCTTCTTCTCTGGTGTTGTTCCTCTGTGTGTCAGATCGGTGTTAACTCCAGCGAATCCAGCTACCGATCGAGCTTCGATGGCGAGTTCCTCTGGTCCTAAGTGGGCTCAGAAAACCATCACGCTTCCACCTCAACGCCGTGGATGTCATCTTATCACTCCTAAGGTTTCgttctttgtgtttgttttttgctCTGTTTGTATCAATTGATGAACTCTGTTTTCAAAGCTTGTGAGGTTTTGGGCTTTTTGGTGTTTGAAACAGATATTGAAGGAAATAGGGCAAGACTTGTCAGGTTTCAATTGTGGTCTTGCTCATGTCttctgtgagttttttttttttaattctctttgtAATATTATCATTCAGTTTCTgctctctgtttgtttttttggattcttGATTGAGTaattgtgtgttgttgtttgtttggtttacaGTACAACACACAAGTGCTTCTCTGACAATCAATGAGAATTATGATCCAGATGTTCAGGCTGATACTGAGACTTTCTTGAACAGTATTGTTCCTGAGGTATTAGTTGTTAACATGTCTTTATTTACTTCATCATTATGTTTGcacactttgtttgtttttaactgATCACcgttttttttggggggttaAAACTCAGGGGAATTCAGCACCTTGGAGGCATACCATGGAAGGTTAGTTTAAGTTACcaatatttattgttttcatCAACCTGAAGCTAATTTGTGAATCAAAGATGTTCCCTTTATCCATAACTTTCATACTGTTTCTTTTACCATCAAATCTTGTGTATTGAGAATTGAATTCTGTAAATGTAATTGCAGGTTTAGATGACATGCCAGCTCATATCAAATCATCAATGTTTGGATGTCAACTCACGTGAGTCAGACAATCTTATTATAACCCTAGTGACTAGTGTGTTGCATAATACAGTATATTTCTTAGCTCTTGGATGCCCACTTAATAAGTGTTTATGGCTCTGCAGAATCCCAATAACAAAAGGCAAACTTAACATCGGAACTTGGCAGGTAATAAATTTCTCCATCTGACTATAACATTACTACATTCACATGTTTTCATATTTCTTCATTTATGGTGCTGACTTCTTTGGATGGagtagtaataaaatcttcagTACTACAATGCTTAGCAGttcaaatttatataacttTA
Coding sequences within:
- the LOC104740802 gene encoding uncharacterized protein LOC104740802 isoform X1 is translated as MMVKVKGLIWFGVGEGAVSAIVVVIIGLREETYNKAMMQSSTVFFSGVVPLCVRSVLTPANPATDRASMASSSGPKWAQKTITLPPQRRGCHLITPKILKEIGQDLSGFNCGLAHVFLQHTSASLTINENYDPDVQADTETFLNSIVPEGNSAPWRHTMEGLDDMPAHIKSSMFGCQLTIPITKGKLNIGTWQGIWLCEHRDAPTARRVVVTLNGI
- the LOC104740802 gene encoding uncharacterized protein LOC104740802 isoform X2, with the translated sequence MMVKVKGLIWFGVGEGAVSAIVVVIIGLREETYNKAMMQSSTVFFSGVVPLCVRSVLTPANPATDRASMASSSGPKWAQKTITLPPQRRGCHLITPKILKEIGQDLSVQHTSASLTINENYDPDVQADTETFLNSIVPEGNSAPWRHTMEGLDDMPAHIKSSMFGCQLTIPITKGKLNIGTWQGIWLCEHRDAPTARRVVVTLNGI